A stretch of the Amycolatopsis sp. BJA-103 genome encodes the following:
- a CDS encoding kynureninase: MTDLVAEAAALDAADPLAHKRNEFDLDAGVAYFDGNSLGAPPKHVAGRVAAVIREEWGGRLIRSWSEGWWEAPERVGERIAPLVGAAPGQVVVADSTSVNLFKALVAATRLRPGRDEILVDADTFPTDGYLADEAARLTGRTVRRVVAEDLPDEVSERTAVALINHVDYVTGRVHDMAALTGALHRAGALALWDLCHSVGALPVELDASGVDLAVGCTYKFLNGGPGSPAFLYVATKWLDRFDQPLAGWAGDRDPFGMRGAYEAHAGISRGRAGTPDMLSLLALDAALDVWDGVDRGLLRRKGLALGDFFFRCADELLDGATIPTPRGHDRGHQISVVDDDAAKTMAALIERGVIGDFRPPNVLRFGLAPLYTTYGEVLRAVTTLGELHRGN, encoded by the coding sequence GTGACTGACCTCGTAGCCGAGGCCGCGGCACTGGACGCGGCTGATCCCTTGGCGCACAAGCGAAACGAATTCGACCTCGACGCGGGCGTCGCCTACTTCGACGGCAACTCGCTGGGCGCGCCGCCGAAGCACGTCGCCGGACGTGTCGCCGCGGTCATCCGCGAGGAATGGGGCGGACGGCTCATCCGATCCTGGTCGGAAGGCTGGTGGGAGGCGCCGGAGCGGGTCGGCGAACGGATCGCGCCGCTCGTGGGGGCCGCGCCGGGGCAGGTCGTCGTGGCGGACTCGACCAGTGTGAACCTGTTCAAGGCGCTGGTCGCCGCGACCCGGCTCAGGCCGGGCCGCGACGAGATCCTCGTCGACGCGGACACGTTCCCGACCGACGGCTACCTCGCGGACGAGGCCGCCCGGCTGACCGGGCGCACGGTGCGGCGGGTCGTCGCCGAGGACCTGCCGGACGAGGTGAGCGAACGGACGGCCGTCGCGCTGATCAACCACGTCGACTACGTCACCGGACGCGTCCACGACATGGCCGCGCTGACCGGCGCGCTGCACCGGGCCGGGGCGCTCGCGCTCTGGGACCTCTGCCACAGCGTCGGCGCGCTCCCGGTGGAACTGGACGCCTCGGGAGTGGACCTCGCCGTCGGCTGCACCTACAAATTCCTCAACGGCGGTCCGGGATCGCCCGCTTTCCTTTACGTGGCAACGAAATGGCTGGACCGGTTCGACCAGCCGCTGGCCGGCTGGGCCGGTGATCGCGATCCGTTCGGGATGCGCGGCGCCTACGAGGCGCACGCCGGGATCTCGCGTGGCCGCGCGGGTACTCCCGACATGCTTTCGCTGCTGGCCTTGGACGCGGCCCTCGACGTCTGGGACGGCGTGGATCGCGGGCTGCTGCGCCGAAAGGGGCTCGCGCTCGGTGACTTCTTCTTCCGGTGCGCGGACGAACTCCTCGACGGCGCGACGATCCCGACCCCGCGCGGACACGACCGCGGGCACCAGATCTCGGTCGTCGACGACGACGCGGCCAAGACGATGGCGGCCTTGATCGAGCGCGGGGTGATCGGGGACTTCCGCCCGCCCAACGTGCTGAGGTTCGGCCTGGCGCCGCTCTACACCACCTACGGCGAGGTGCTCCGCGCCGTCACGACACTGGGTGAACTACACCGGGGGAACTAA
- a CDS encoding AMP-dependent synthetase/ligase, with protein MTNQPTVAEQIEGQTIPALLHRNAQEFGELPAVTSLDIEGKPTLNWREFRTAIAEVSRGLAGLGLGSRDRMLIMAPSSPDHLIADLAAAHLGAIPCTAYATLSPEQIGYVARHSAAGVVVLAGADELGRWSQILDDLPALRHIVLLDASVVPADDKRFLSFAELRAAGAEAHAADPSAFETAWSAIGQDDPLSMIYTSGTTGEPKGVVLSHRNAIYEAIAVQKLHESPMHATNIAYLPLAHIAEREISIYMPIVWAGHVHTVGDPTTVVGALGQVHPKSFFGVPRVWEKMVAGLKNLLGSLPEDKRNGLLGANELLQQGYKLRSDGKEVPPELAEKIAQTDAAALAPVRAMLGLDQIEVATSGAAALPVEILYFIAGLGIEIQEVWGLSETTGAVTSNTPSAFKAGSVGKPLEGVEVKVAEDGELLVRGPIVFLGYLQEDGSIKPDIDADGWLATGDIGTIDERGFVTITDRKKELIITSSGKNIAPTKVEGLLKEHPLIGQAVAIGEKRPYVTALIVIDDEIAPGWATANGIQLTEGESLADNAQVRAEIEKAVEAANARLARIEQIKRYHVIPKAWTPESGEVTPTLKLKRRIINDRYAPAIADLYEASAPAPAAGS; from the coding sequence TTGACCAACCAGCCGACCGTCGCCGAGCAGATCGAAGGCCAGACCATCCCCGCCCTGCTTCACCGCAACGCCCAGGAGTTCGGTGAGCTGCCGGCGGTCACGTCCCTCGACATCGAGGGCAAGCCGACCCTGAACTGGCGTGAATTCCGCACCGCCATCGCGGAGGTGTCGCGCGGGCTCGCCGGGCTCGGTCTCGGCTCCCGCGACCGGATGCTGATCATGGCGCCGAGCAGTCCCGATCACCTGATCGCCGACCTCGCCGCGGCCCATCTCGGCGCGATCCCGTGCACCGCGTACGCGACGCTCAGCCCGGAGCAGATCGGGTACGTCGCCCGGCACAGCGCCGCCGGCGTCGTCGTACTCGCCGGTGCCGACGAACTCGGCCGCTGGTCCCAGATCCTCGACGACCTGCCCGCGCTGCGCCACATCGTCCTGCTCGACGCGTCCGTGGTCCCCGCGGACGACAAACGGTTCCTCTCGTTCGCGGAGCTGCGCGCGGCGGGCGCCGAGGCCCACGCGGCCGACCCGTCGGCGTTCGAGACCGCGTGGTCCGCGATCGGCCAGGACGACCCGCTGTCGATGATCTACACCTCCGGCACCACCGGCGAACCCAAGGGTGTCGTGCTGTCGCACCGGAACGCGATCTACGAGGCGATCGCGGTCCAGAAACTGCACGAGTCGCCGATGCACGCCACGAACATCGCGTACCTTCCGCTCGCGCACATCGCCGAACGCGAAATCTCGATCTACATGCCGATCGTGTGGGCCGGGCACGTGCACACCGTCGGCGACCCGACCACCGTCGTCGGCGCGCTGGGCCAGGTGCACCCGAAGAGCTTCTTCGGTGTCCCGCGGGTGTGGGAAAAGATGGTCGCGGGCCTGAAGAACCTGCTCGGTTCGCTGCCGGAGGACAAGCGGAACGGGCTGCTCGGCGCCAACGAACTGCTGCAACAGGGCTACAAACTGCGCAGTGACGGCAAAGAGGTCCCGCCGGAGCTTGCGGAGAAGATCGCGCAGACCGACGCGGCCGCGCTCGCGCCGGTGCGGGCGATGCTGGGCCTGGACCAGATCGAGGTCGCCACCAGCGGTGCCGCCGCGCTGCCGGTGGAGATCCTGTACTTCATCGCCGGGCTCGGCATCGAGATCCAGGAGGTCTGGGGACTGTCCGAGACCACCGGCGCGGTCACGTCGAACACGCCGTCCGCGTTCAAGGCGGGCTCGGTCGGGAAGCCGCTGGAAGGCGTCGAGGTGAAGGTCGCCGAGGACGGCGAACTGCTGGTCCGCGGCCCGATCGTGTTCCTCGGCTACCTGCAGGAGGACGGCTCGATCAAACCGGACATCGACGCCGACGGGTGGCTCGCCACCGGCGACATCGGGACCATCGACGAACGCGGCTTCGTCACGATCACCGACCGCAAGAAGGAACTGATCATCACCTCGAGCGGCAAGAACATCGCGCCGACGAAGGTCGAGGGCCTGCTCAAGGAACACCCGCTGATCGGGCAGGCCGTCGCGATCGGCGAGAAGCGGCCGTACGTGACGGCGCTGATCGTCATCGACGACGAGATCGCGCCGGGCTGGGCGACCGCGAACGGCATCCAGCTCACCGAAGGCGAATCGCTGGCCGACAACGCGCAGGTGCGCGCGGAGATCGAGAAGGCCGTCGAGGCGGCGAACGCGCGGCTGGCGCGGATCGAGCAGATCAAGCGGTACCACGTGATCCCGAAGGCGTGGACGCCCGAAAGCGGCGAGGTGACCCCGACGCTGAAGCTGAAGCGGCGGATCATCAACGACCGGTACGCGCCGGCGATCGCGGATCTCTACGAGGCCTCCGCTCCGGCACCCGCCGCGGGTTCCTGA
- a CDS encoding maleylpyruvate isomerase N-terminal domain-containing protein: MDLFSRSWAALLAAVAATPDEDFTKPSGCAGWLVQDLVCHLVIDAQDVLITLATPAETAPTRDAVTYWEVTDQPPTGEDDLDALIVRLAAAYQEPRLLKFHLDDVGSAAGRAAGLADPGTRVATRDIVLSAGDYLAAYVLEWTLHHLDLVAHLPHLPGPAADSLAKTRQILEQRTGEKFPASFSDTDALLVGTGRREPTGAEKAELGDLAAKLPFVVG; this comes from the coding sequence GTGGATCTCTTCTCCCGCTCGTGGGCGGCGCTCCTCGCCGCCGTCGCCGCAACCCCCGACGAAGACTTCACCAAGCCGTCCGGCTGCGCGGGCTGGCTGGTCCAGGACCTGGTGTGTCACCTGGTGATCGACGCCCAGGACGTCCTGATCACCCTCGCCACCCCCGCCGAAACGGCACCGACGCGCGACGCGGTCACCTACTGGGAGGTCACCGACCAGCCGCCCACCGGCGAAGACGACCTCGACGCGCTGATCGTGCGGCTCGCCGCCGCGTACCAGGAGCCCCGGCTCCTCAAGTTCCACCTGGACGACGTCGGTTCGGCCGCGGGCCGGGCCGCCGGCCTCGCCGACCCGGGGACGCGGGTCGCCACCCGCGACATCGTCCTGTCCGCGGGCGACTACCTGGCCGCGTACGTCCTGGAGTGGACGTTGCACCACCTCGACCTCGTCGCGCACCTGCCGCACCTCCCGGGCCCGGCCGCCGACAGTCTCGCGAAGACGCGGCAGATCCTGGAGCAGCGCACCGGGGAGAAGTTCCCGGCGTCGTTCTCCGACACGGACGCGCTGCTGGTCGGCACCGGACGCCGCGAGCCGACCGGCGCGGAGAAGGCCGAGCTAGGCGATCTCGCCGCGAAGCTGCCATTCGTCGTCGGCTAA
- a CDS encoding SDR family NAD(P)-dependent oxidoreductase: protein MNGLLDDKAVVVTGAGRGLGEAFAVHVARAGGAVVVNDIDVALAERTAENIRRFGGKAVASGHSVADPKQAQEIVDLCLAEFGAIDGLVNNAGLNYEALPWEDDVEQARELVEVNVLGVMYTGLAAIKAMVARGKQGSIVNISSGASLGQRKLGVYAASKGAVASLTYSWALDLEESGIRVNAVCPLAHTRMVWKSERSLRSCPPDRTPSRIAPVVLFLLGAGSHGITGQMIRCNGPQLHVMGQPYLKQPILERPVWDTETVQRAFDEVFSAHLENYGLEKRVPPRLRKWTESTRTA, encoded by the coding sequence ATGAACGGTTTGCTCGACGACAAAGCCGTCGTCGTGACCGGGGCGGGACGGGGCCTCGGCGAGGCGTTCGCGGTGCACGTGGCCAGGGCGGGTGGGGCCGTCGTGGTCAACGACATCGACGTCGCGCTGGCCGAGCGGACGGCGGAGAACATCCGCCGCTTCGGTGGCAAGGCGGTCGCCAGCGGGCACAGCGTCGCGGATCCGAAGCAGGCACAGGAGATCGTCGACCTCTGCCTGGCCGAGTTCGGCGCGATCGACGGGCTGGTCAACAACGCGGGCCTGAACTACGAGGCGTTGCCGTGGGAGGACGACGTCGAGCAGGCCCGCGAACTGGTCGAGGTGAACGTCCTCGGCGTCATGTACACCGGCCTCGCCGCCATCAAGGCGATGGTCGCGCGGGGAAAACAGGGCTCGATCGTCAACATCTCGTCCGGGGCCTCGCTCGGGCAGCGCAAGCTCGGCGTGTACGCCGCCAGCAAGGGCGCCGTCGCTTCGCTGACCTACTCCTGGGCGCTCGACCTCGAGGAGAGCGGGATCCGGGTGAACGCGGTCTGCCCGCTCGCGCACACCCGGATGGTGTGGAAGTCCGAACGGTCACTGCGCTCCTGCCCGCCGGACCGGACGCCGTCGCGGATCGCGCCGGTCGTGCTGTTCCTGCTCGGCGCCGGGTCCCACGGGATCACCGGGCAGATGATCCGCTGCAACGGGCCGCAACTGCACGTCATGGGGCAGCCGTACCTGAAGCAGCCCATCCTCGAGCGGCCGGTGTGGGACACCGAGACCGTGCAGCGCGCCTTCGACGAGGTGTTCAGCGCGCACCTGGAGAACTACGGCCTCGAAAAGCGTGTCCCGCCCCGGCTGCGCAAGTGGACGGAGTCGACCCGGACCGCTTAG
- a CDS encoding MFS transporter, with protein MKTNAAPRMTAALANREFRALWLAEVQSLIGDQLTIVALAILVYDRTGSALLSAVVYSLTFLPALAGGLGLSQLADRYPRRTVLVYSSLLQAVLIGIMAIPGTPLALLCGLVVLARLANAPGNAAQNALTREVFTDDDLYLKSQDIRGISTNTAMLLGLAGGGLLVSQVGASWALGLDAATFLLSAAVVRFSVSRRAAASDGTGSWFGAVKQVFGNRHLRVLVWFSWLVGLAVIPEGLAAPLAAEMGVGKQAVGWLLAADPLGFVIGAFLLSKFVSAEQRRKLLGVLAALPMVALIAFALKPGLVPALLLLAAAGAAGAYLITVSATFITWVPNELRGGAGGVYRTGLRVAQGIGAGLGGLAADRLGAATSAIALAGVVGLLLAVMVALSWGHINGSSPEPLLS; from the coding sequence GTGAAGACGAACGCGGCGCCGCGGATGACCGCCGCCCTGGCGAACCGCGAGTTCCGCGCACTCTGGCTCGCCGAGGTGCAGTCCCTGATCGGGGACCAGCTGACCATCGTCGCGCTGGCCATCCTCGTCTACGACCGCACCGGCTCCGCGCTGCTCTCGGCGGTGGTCTACTCCCTGACCTTCCTGCCCGCGCTGGCCGGTGGCCTCGGCCTTTCCCAGCTGGCCGACCGCTACCCGAGGCGCACCGTCCTCGTCTACTCGTCCCTGCTCCAAGCGGTGCTGATCGGGATCATGGCGATCCCCGGCACCCCGCTCGCCCTGCTGTGCGGGCTGGTGGTGCTGGCCCGGCTCGCGAACGCTCCCGGCAACGCCGCGCAGAACGCGCTGACCCGCGAGGTGTTCACCGACGACGACCTCTACCTCAAGAGCCAGGACATCCGGGGCATCTCGACCAACACCGCCATGCTGCTCGGCCTGGCGGGCGGCGGTCTGCTGGTGTCACAGGTCGGGGCGAGCTGGGCACTGGGGCTGGACGCCGCGACGTTCCTGTTGAGCGCGGCCGTGGTCCGCTTCTCCGTCTCGCGGCGGGCGGCGGCCTCCGACGGCACCGGCAGCTGGTTCGGCGCGGTGAAGCAGGTGTTCGGCAATCGCCACCTGCGGGTGCTGGTCTGGTTCTCGTGGCTGGTCGGCCTGGCCGTCATCCCCGAAGGGCTCGCCGCGCCGCTGGCCGCCGAGATGGGCGTGGGGAAACAAGCCGTCGGCTGGTTGCTGGCCGCCGATCCGCTGGGCTTCGTCATCGGGGCGTTCTTGCTGTCCAAATTCGTCTCCGCGGAACAACGGCGGAAGCTGCTGGGTGTGCTGGCGGCACTGCCGATGGTCGCCCTGATCGCCTTCGCGCTCAAGCCGGGACTGGTTCCGGCCTTGCTCCTGCTCGCGGCGGCGGGCGCCGCAGGGGCGTACCTGATCACGGTGAGCGCCACGTTCATCACCTGGGTCCCGAACGAACTCAGGGGCGGTGCGGGCGGGGTGTACCGCACCGGGTTGCGGGTGGCTCAAGGAATAGGGGCGGGACTCGGCGGGCTCGCCGCCGATCGGCTCGGGGCGGCGACCTCGGCCATCGCGCTGGCAGGCGTCGTCGGCCTGCTGCTGGCCGTCATGGTCGCGCTCAGTTGGGGGCACATCAACGGATCCAGCCCGGAACCGTTGCTGTCATGA
- a CDS encoding GGDEF domain-containing protein, which produces MPAETGDRRQHGDGTGDLDDQAGTAATASGAPVTERGQASPEGDQAEPPPRHPYDPRAWALWQRPKRFIAFLFAMEAIGMAIMVVATMNSTNPGRTDWVRFAILAIGATAHIQLTQRQEERRRDRSRTVLIDLTAVWTFPAAVILPLSLTLSIIALVRIQHWFIARRPAHNFVFSSVTHGVSVTLASLTFAAFGPHEWGRISGWDTLGEFGVLIVTGMVFEAVQIAYIGGILAIGSSKRPSLSTVLGNAADNLLEAITIGLGAVTAVLLLIMPPMVIVMAVVTVVFNRLAEIDQLQNDARTDPKTGVLNMRGWSESADRALARTARSDDNLALLMIDLDHFKWINDTYGHPAGDDVLRDVAQKLDEVTRPADVIGRFGGEEFLVLLPDIDETAAKLAAERVRSAIAELHIVTTDKRGSRVTIAGRTTSIGAALFPRHGDSLEELLHAADAAVYVAKENGRNQVRFAQDLDRPAPPSPTAET; this is translated from the coding sequence TTGCCAGCCGAGACCGGCGACCGCCGCCAGCACGGCGACGGCACCGGCGACCTTGACGATCAGGCGGGGACGGCCGCCACGGCGAGCGGTGCACCGGTGACCGAACGCGGGCAGGCAAGCCCGGAAGGTGACCAGGCCGAACCGCCGCCGCGCCATCCCTATGATCCCAGGGCGTGGGCGCTGTGGCAGCGGCCGAAGCGGTTCATCGCGTTCCTTTTCGCCATGGAGGCGATCGGAATGGCGATCATGGTCGTCGCCACGATGAATTCCACGAATCCGGGAAGAACGGACTGGGTTCGTTTCGCAATTCTTGCCATCGGCGCCACGGCGCATATTCAGCTCACCCAGCGACAGGAAGAAAGGCGTCGTGATCGAAGCCGCACCGTTCTCATCGATCTCACCGCCGTATGGACATTTCCGGCCGCGGTCATCCTGCCGCTTTCGCTGACCCTTTCCATCATCGCGCTCGTCCGGATCCAGCATTGGTTCATCGCCCGGCGGCCCGCGCACAACTTCGTGTTCTCGTCGGTCACCCACGGCGTTTCGGTGACCCTGGCGTCACTCACCTTCGCCGCGTTCGGCCCGCATGAATGGGGACGGATTTCCGGCTGGGACACCCTGGGCGAATTCGGCGTCCTGATCGTCACCGGGATGGTCTTCGAGGCGGTGCAGATCGCCTACATCGGCGGCATCCTCGCGATCGGCTCGTCGAAGCGGCCGTCGCTCTCGACCGTGCTCGGCAACGCGGCGGACAACCTGCTGGAGGCCATCACGATCGGCCTCGGCGCGGTCACCGCGGTGCTGCTGTTGATCATGCCACCGATGGTGATCGTGATGGCCGTGGTGACGGTGGTGTTCAATCGCCTCGCCGAGATCGACCAACTGCAAAACGACGCGCGGACGGACCCGAAAACCGGCGTTCTCAACATGCGCGGATGGTCGGAGTCGGCCGATCGGGCGCTCGCAAGGACCGCCCGATCGGACGACAACCTTGCGCTTCTGATGATTGATCTCGACCACTTCAAGTGGATTAACGACACATATGGACATCCCGCGGGCGACGACGTCCTCCGCGATGTGGCGCAGAAATTGGACGAGGTCACCCGGCCCGCCGACGTCATCGGCCGGTTCGGCGGCGAGGAATTCCTCGTGCTTCTTCCGGATATCGACGAAACGGCCGCGAAACTCGCCGCCGAGCGAGTGCGCAGCGCTATCGCCGAACTGCATATAGTGACCACCGACAAACGGGGCAGCCGCGTCACCATCGCGGGCCGTACTACCTCGATCGGGGCGGCACTGTTCCCTCGTCACGGTGATTCGCTGGAGGAACTCCTGCACGCCGCCGACGCCGCCGTCTACGTGGCCAAGGAGAACGGCCGGAACCAGGTGCGATTCGCCCAGGATCTGGACCGGCCCGCTCCTCCGTCGCCCACCGCCGAGACCTGA
- a CDS encoding phospholipase A2 → MPATADADRKPVRIRRPWSTSGWLLLVTVLVFGFGLIASRPASPPDQGPPTGDLLAAQNAVDALVRPGRVENVIAELPADFTAVSGITPGVMTARDGTVRAVHTDGGCSAPWGDDNTKWDYAVPCKAHDLGYDILRYAERKGHPLGQDARSTLDDRLSADMHHACALNPMDSRGTCEVVASLYTAGLVLNSWHQRWGPPVGDPLGPMIVGVLVVGALLVFRLRGWVRTRRTAVTLPREPRPVLPVGRWALLGVAGVVLMLLGESAVALAHWAGAPERSLWPFTWLAQLCPLIFFAVGRINEAGWRSIRATGGRYPQYLADRASPLLRPALIFAVVALVVPLALEVLGIPTGTNATVMRIALHPLWLLGVFLLTVVLAPALLALYRRTRTVSVAGLLALTLASEAAAQWSGSAIPRYAETLFLALFVQQLAFAHADGVRPPRAALLATAVTGAAGLGLAVTVLGEGPMLLGGPGAPAALSGPPWGVLLLGLVQLGLLGLLARPLARLGQSPVVAATARLVLRAPMSLYLGFLSAMLLLVAVVYLPGPVVDGLSWLARPRVLLALALLAVPAALVFWWFERHSGPQQRAVDEPGLRAAVFCRAAATVGMAYAMLGVFGFALTRFGGASADADLLGLRLGPVQSLVNLLLGVYLLHTVRNGTSRMTGTWLVCAVACAPPLMGALDGKQVSAASVALPVATIVVAMFAAAATLVPTRAAQR, encoded by the coding sequence ATGCCAGCGACAGCCGACGCCGACCGGAAGCCCGTCAGGATCCGGCGGCCGTGGTCGACTTCGGGTTGGCTGCTGCTGGTCACCGTGCTGGTCTTCGGGTTTGGCCTGATCGCGTCGCGGCCGGCCTCGCCGCCGGACCAGGGACCACCGACGGGTGACCTCCTCGCCGCCCAGAACGCGGTCGACGCGCTGGTGCGGCCCGGCCGGGTCGAGAACGTCATCGCCGAACTGCCCGCGGACTTCACCGCGGTCAGCGGAATCACCCCCGGCGTGATGACGGCACGCGACGGCACCGTGCGCGCCGTCCACACCGACGGCGGCTGCTCCGCGCCCTGGGGCGACGACAACACCAAGTGGGATTACGCCGTCCCCTGCAAAGCCCACGACCTGGGCTACGACATCCTCCGCTACGCCGAACGCAAGGGGCACCCGCTCGGCCAGGACGCCAGATCCACGCTCGACGACCGGCTCTCCGCCGACATGCACCACGCCTGCGCCCTCAACCCGATGGACTCGCGCGGCACCTGCGAGGTCGTCGCCTCCCTCTACACCGCCGGTCTCGTGCTCAACTCCTGGCACCAGCGCTGGGGGCCGCCGGTCGGTGACCCGCTCGGCCCGATGATCGTCGGGGTGCTGGTGGTCGGCGCGCTGCTGGTGTTCCGCCTCCGCGGCTGGGTCCGCACCCGCCGGACCGCCGTCACCCTGCCCCGCGAGCCGCGTCCGGTGCTCCCGGTCGGCCGATGGGCCCTGCTCGGGGTCGCCGGGGTCGTGCTGATGCTGCTCGGCGAATCCGCCGTCGCGCTCGCGCACTGGGCAGGCGCGCCGGAGCGGTCGCTGTGGCCGTTCACCTGGCTCGCGCAGCTCTGCCCGCTGATCTTCTTCGCGGTGGGCCGGATCAACGAGGCGGGCTGGAGATCGATCCGCGCGACCGGCGGCCGCTATCCGCAGTACCTCGCCGATCGCGCCAGCCCGCTCCTGCGCCCCGCGCTGATCTTCGCCGTCGTCGCGCTGGTCGTGCCGCTCGCCCTGGAGGTGCTGGGGATCCCGACGGGCACGAACGCCACCGTCATGCGGATCGCGCTGCACCCGCTGTGGCTGCTCGGCGTCTTCCTGCTGACCGTCGTCCTCGCGCCGGCGCTGCTGGCGCTGTATCGCCGGACGCGCACCGTCTCCGTCGCCGGCCTGCTGGCCTTGACCTTGGCGAGCGAGGCCGCGGCGCAGTGGTCCGGCTCGGCGATCCCGCGCTACGCGGAGACGTTGTTCCTCGCCCTGTTCGTCCAGCAGCTGGCGTTCGCCCACGCCGACGGAGTCCGCCCGCCGCGTGCCGCCCTCCTGGCGACGGCGGTCACCGGCGCCGCCGGGCTGGGGCTCGCGGTCACCGTCCTCGGCGAAGGGCCGATGCTGCTCGGCGGCCCCGGCGCCCCGGCCGCGTTGTCGGGCCCGCCGTGGGGTGTCCTCCTGCTCGGGCTGGTCCAGCTCGGGCTCCTCGGACTGCTCGCGCGACCGCTGGCCCGGCTCGGCCAGAGTCCCGTGGTCGCCGCCACCGCCCGCCTCGTCCTCCGCGCCCCGATGAGCCTCTACCTCGGCTTCCTGTCCGCGATGCTGCTGCTCGTGGCGGTCGTTTACCTGCCAGGCCCGGTCGTGGACGGCCTCAGCTGGCTCGCCAGGCCGAGGGTCCTGCTCGCGCTCGCCCTGCTGGCCGTCCCCGCCGCGCTCGTCTTCTGGTGGTTCGAACGTCATTCGGGACCGCAGCAGCGGGCCGTCGACGAACCGGGCCTGCGCGCCGCCGTGTTCTGCCGCGCCGCGGCGACGGTCGGGATGGCTTACGCGATGCTCGGCGTGTTCGGTTTCGCGCTGACCCGCTTCGGCGGCGCGTCGGCCGACGCCGACCTCCTCGGGTTGCGGCTCGGGCCGGTCCAGAGCCTGGTCAACCTGTTACTCGGGGTGTACCTGCTGCACACCGTCCGGAACGGCACCAGCCGGATGACCGGGACCTGGCTGGTCTGTGCGGTCGCGTGCGCTCCGCCGCTGATGGGGGCCCTCGACGGCAAACAGGTGAGCGCCGCGTCCGTCGCGCTGCCGGTCGCGACGATCGTCGTCGCGATGTTCGCTGCGGCAGCCACGCTGGTCCCGACGAGAGCCGCACAGCGCTGA